In Heliomicrobium undosum, the following proteins share a genomic window:
- a CDS encoding P-loop NTPase: MTCEVVITVMSGKGGTGKSTVTAFLAAGLAKAGLSVAVVDGDVAGPAIPALFGLKETLRRQGDRWMPAITRRGIAVWSAGLLPDEGRSLLSGSGARRRDILGEWIGSAAKGGWDVVLIDMPSGLGEVHEAVVDAFAGLSIQPDGDVRPDGDVESGQRKPFTGALLVTSLRELDRRVVRRTAAWLKEKGVPIVGVVENGGEIECPHCENLLPLSDGDEAWAGEGGVIACFPWSAKLIEFARAGKLEEYHHPLVFQMAINIWESSHKEG, encoded by the coding sequence ATGACATGTGAAGTCGTCATCACCGTGATGAGCGGGAAAGGCGGGACAGGCAAATCGACGGTGACGGCCTTCCTGGCCGCCGGCCTGGCGAAGGCCGGTCTGTCGGTTGCTGTCGTCGACGGGGATGTGGCTGGTCCGGCAATCCCGGCGCTCTTCGGGCTGAAAGAAACCTTGCGCCGTCAAGGAGACCGCTGGATGCCAGCCATAACTCGACGGGGCATCGCGGTCTGGTCGGCGGGACTGCTTCCTGATGAAGGGCGATCCCTGCTCTCCGGTTCTGGCGCGCGCCGGCGCGACATCCTCGGCGAGTGGATCGGTTCAGCAGCCAAGGGGGGATGGGACGTGGTTCTCATCGACATGCCCTCGGGACTTGGCGAGGTCCATGAGGCAGTGGTTGACGCCTTTGCCGGCCTTTCCATTCAGCCGGATGGGGATGTCCGGCCCGATGGGGATGTCGAGTCCGGGCAACGAAAGCCCTTCACCGGCGCGCTGCTGGTCACGTCGCTCCGGGAACTAGACCGGCGCGTGGTGCGGCGGACGGCCGCCTGGTTAAAGGAAAAAGGAGTCCCCATCGTCGGGGTGGTGGAAAACGGGGGAGAGATCGAATGCCCTCACTGCGAAAACCTGCTCCCCTTGTCTGACGGCGACGAGGCCTGGGCGGGAGAAGGCGGCGTCATCGCTTGCTTTCCCTGGTCCGCCAAGTTGATCGAATTTGCCCGGGCCGGAAAGCTGGAAGAATACCATCACCCGCTCGTCTTTCAGATGGCCATAAACATTTGGGAAAGTTCACACAAAGAGGGTTGA
- a CDS encoding radical SAM/SPASM domain-containing protein, translating to MTGTMLLQWHITERCNWRCAHCYQEDNAPAGADTDANANANTNTYTYTNANANAGTGDDEDQGKGELAPEAWPGVIEQFKALLAELSRRQGRQARGQVTVTGGEPFIHPAFMDLLALLAAEKAHFRFAILTNGSRIDNAVARELRRLEPLFVQVSIEGSRERHEAIRGSGTYDQAVAALESLVRQGVPAFISFTAHRENYRDFPEVARLGRRLKVDKVWADRLIPFGRGEGLAGASLTPEETRDFLEIMSGARREAERSWFQRKRTVIALDRALQFLSDGGKPYRCTAGRSLLCLLPKGDVAPCRRLPLIAGNIRQATLSDIYFGAPLLAPLRDRANDPASCAGCLYRRACGGGLRCLAYAATGNPFQRDPGCWMGC from the coding sequence GTGACCGGGACGATGCTGCTGCAGTGGCACATCACTGAGCGGTGCAACTGGCGCTGCGCCCATTGCTATCAGGAGGACAACGCGCCCGCCGGCGCGGACACCGATGCCAACGCCAACGCCAACACCAACACCTACACCTACACCAACGCCAACGCTAACGCCGGGACCGGTGATGACGAAGACCAAGGCAAAGGCGAGTTGGCCCCCGAAGCATGGCCTGGCGTCATCGAACAGTTCAAGGCGCTGCTGGCGGAACTGTCGCGCCGGCAGGGGCGGCAAGCGCGCGGTCAGGTCACCGTCACCGGCGGCGAGCCCTTCATCCACCCTGCCTTTATGGACCTGCTCGCTTTGCTGGCTGCTGAAAAGGCGCATTTCCGCTTTGCCATCCTAACGAACGGCAGCCGCATCGACAACGCCGTCGCCAGGGAACTGCGCCGGTTGGAACCTCTATTCGTGCAGGTCAGCATCGAAGGGAGCCGCGAACGGCACGAAGCCATCCGGGGATCGGGGACCTATGACCAGGCGGTGGCGGCGCTGGAATCGCTCGTCCGCCAGGGGGTGCCCGCCTTCATCTCCTTTACGGCCCACCGGGAGAACTACCGGGACTTTCCCGAGGTGGCCCGTCTGGGCCGCCGGTTGAAGGTGGACAAGGTCTGGGCTGACCGGCTGATCCCTTTTGGCCGCGGCGAAGGCCTGGCAGGCGCGTCGCTGACACCGGAAGAGACGCGCGATTTTTTGGAAATCATGTCCGGCGCCCGCCGCGAGGCGGAACGGTCCTGGTTTCAGCGGAAGCGGACCGTCATCGCCCTGGATCGGGCCTTGCAGTTTTTGAGCGACGGCGGGAAACCCTATCGCTGCACGGCGGGGAGGAGCCTGCTCTGCCTCCTGCCAAAGGGCGATGTGGCGCCCTGCCGCCGCCTGCCGCTGATCGCCGGCAACATCCGGCAAGCGACGTTGTCGGACATCTACTTCGGTGCGCCCTTGCTGGCCCCACTGCGCGATCGGGCCAACGACCCGGCATCCTGTGCGGGTTGCCTCTACCGGCGCGCCTGCGGCGGCGGTTTGCGCTGCCTGGCCTATGCGGCGACGGGCAATCCCTTTCAGCGCGATCCGGGGTGCTGGATGGGATGTTGA
- a CDS encoding diguanylate cyclase, with the protein MSRVMIVNDSILEGRILLDLLSRRGYQVGIARNGFDALTMARTFHPDVIISDIVLPRMSGLDMIRRLKEGTEGYDIPVIFASSSEAKNDRLECLKAGGSDYIQKPIDHEELILRVEVALRHKTSIDSLKRREGILRAGSLRDPLTGLYNRRYFDQKLAEELARVDRYGSILTLIMLDIDHFKRINDNHGHLVGDKILITMAGRLKLNVRATDTVCRFGGEEFAIIAAETDLKGAFTLAEKMRETVANEPFVVSDDLALTVTSSFGISECKRVNETAQTLIDRADKALYEAKKSGRNRVEWLG; encoded by the coding sequence GTGTCAAGAGTGATGATTGTCAACGATTCCATCCTGGAAGGTCGCATCCTGCTGGACTTGCTTTCCCGCCGCGGATACCAGGTGGGCATCGCCCGCAACGGCTTTGACGCCTTGACCATGGCGAGGACGTTCCATCCCGATGTGATCATTTCCGATATTGTGCTCCCCCGCATGTCCGGATTGGACATGATCCGCCGGCTCAAGGAAGGGACCGAGGGTTACGATATCCCGGTCATCTTCGCCTCCTCCAGCGAAGCCAAGAACGACCGGCTGGAATGCTTGAAGGCGGGCGGCTCCGATTACATTCAAAAACCGATCGACCATGAGGAGTTGATCCTCCGGGTCGAGGTGGCCCTGCGCCACAAGACCTCCATCGACAGCCTGAAGCGGCGGGAGGGTATCCTCCGGGCCGGTTCACTGCGCGACCCTCTCACCGGTTTGTACAACCGCCGCTATTTTGACCAAAAGCTCGCCGAGGAATTGGCCCGCGTCGACCGCTACGGCAGCATCCTGACCTTGATCATGCTCGACATCGACCACTTCAAGCGGATCAACGACAACCACGGCCACCTCGTGGGCGACAAGATCCTGATCACCATGGCCGGCCGGTTGAAATTGAATGTGCGGGCCACCGACACGGTCTGCCGCTTCGGGGGCGAGGAGTTCGCCATCATCGCCGCTGAGACGGATCTGAAAGGCGCCTTCACCCTCGCCGAAAAAATGCGCGAGACGGTGGCCAACGAGCCCTTTGTCGTCTCTGACGACCTGGCGCTCACCGTCACCTCGAGCTTCGGCATCTCCGAATGCAAGCGCGTCAACGAGACGGCCCAGACGCTGATCGACCGGGCCGACAAGGCGCTCTACGAGGCAAAAAAGAGCGGCCGCAACCGCGTTGAGTGGCTGGGATAA